A region of Labeo rohita strain BAU-BD-2019 chromosome 2, IGBB_LRoh.1.0, whole genome shotgun sequence DNA encodes the following proteins:
- the ca8 gene encoding carbonic anhydrase-related protein isoform X2, with translation MADNVIEETDNYPGKDELEWGYEEGVEWGLLFPEANGEYQSPINLNSREACYDPRLLEVGLNPNYVVCRDCEVINDGHTVRIMLRSKSVVTGGPLPSDHEYELSEVRFHWGKENQRGSEHTVNFKAFPMELHLIHWNSTLFNGVEEAMGKKKGILIIALFVQIGKEHLGLKAITDVLQDLQYKGKTKIIPCFNPNTLLPDPLLRDYWVYEGSLTTPPCSENVTWILYRYPLTISQMQRL, from the exons GTGTTGAATGGGGTCTTCTGTTTCCTGAGGCAAATGGAGAGTACCAGTCCCCCATAAACCTTAACTCTAGGGAGGCCTGCTATGACCCGCGGCTCCTGGAAGTGGGGCTTAACCCAAACTATGTGGTTTGCAGGGACTGCGAAGTCATTAACGACGGGCACACTGTGAGGATCATGCTTAGGTCCAAATCAG TTGTGACCGGGGGTCCACTCCCTAGTGACCACGAATATGAACTGAGCGAGGTGCGCTTTCACTGGGGGAAAGAGAACCAGAGGGGATCTGAGCACACTGTCAACTTCAAGGCTTTTCCTATGGAG CTTCATCTAATCCACTGGAACTCTACATTATTCAACGGCGTGGAGGAGGCCATGGGAAAGAAAAAAGGCATTCTCATCATCGCTCTATTTGTGCAG ATTGGGAAGGAACATCTTGGACTGAAGGCCATCACAGACGTCCTGCAGGACCTGCAGTATAAG ggaaagacaaaaataattccATGTTTTAACCCCAACACATTACTGCCTG ATCCTCTCTTAAGAGATTACTGGGTGTATGAGGGCTCTTTAACCACACCGCCCTGTAGTGAGAACGTCACCTGGATTCTTTACCGTTACCCCCTTACCATCTCTCAGATGCAG AGATTATAA
- the ca8 gene encoding carbonic anhydrase-related protein isoform X1, with product MADNVIEETDNYPGKDELEWGYEEGVEWGLLFPEANGEYQSPINLNSREACYDPRLLEVGLNPNYVVCRDCEVINDGHTVRIMLRSKSVVTGGPLPSDHEYELSEVRFHWGKENQRGSEHTVNFKAFPMELHLIHWNSTLFNGVEEAMGKKKGILIIALFVQIGKEHLGLKAITDVLQDLQYKGKTKIIPCFNPNTLLPDPLLRDYWVYEGSLTTPPCSENVTWILYRYPLTISQMQIEEFRRLRSHIKGAELPEGNDGMLGDNFRPTQPLSDRVVRAAFQ from the exons GTGTTGAATGGGGTCTTCTGTTTCCTGAGGCAAATGGAGAGTACCAGTCCCCCATAAACCTTAACTCTAGGGAGGCCTGCTATGACCCGCGGCTCCTGGAAGTGGGGCTTAACCCAAACTATGTGGTTTGCAGGGACTGCGAAGTCATTAACGACGGGCACACTGTGAGGATCATGCTTAGGTCCAAATCAG TTGTGACCGGGGGTCCACTCCCTAGTGACCACGAATATGAACTGAGCGAGGTGCGCTTTCACTGGGGGAAAGAGAACCAGAGGGGATCTGAGCACACTGTCAACTTCAAGGCTTTTCCTATGGAG CTTCATCTAATCCACTGGAACTCTACATTATTCAACGGCGTGGAGGAGGCCATGGGAAAGAAAAAAGGCATTCTCATCATCGCTCTATTTGTGCAG ATTGGGAAGGAACATCTTGGACTGAAGGCCATCACAGACGTCCTGCAGGACCTGCAGTATAAG ggaaagacaaaaataattccATGTTTTAACCCCAACACATTACTGCCTG ATCCTCTCTTAAGAGATTACTGGGTGTATGAGGGCTCTTTAACCACACCGCCCTGTAGTGAGAACGTCACCTGGATTCTTTACCGTTACCCCCTTACCATCTCTCAGATGCAG ATTGAGGAGTTTCGTCGTCTCAGGTCCCACATTAAAGGAGCAGAGCTTCCAGAAGGCAATGACGGGATGCTGGGGGACAACTTCAGACCCACCCAGCCCCTGAGCGACAGGGTGGTCAGGGCAGCCTTCCAATGA